In Leptolyngbya sp. O-77, the genomic window AAAGCTGCTGCCACTGCGGTCGATGGGCAATGCCAGGAGGCTGTCTGGTTTCACGGCTATTCGCCGCCGCACCTGTTGCAGCATCTAATTCTGCATAATCCTGGTAGACTCTATCTGCGATCGCCCACCACGCAGCCTCCTCAGCCGAACCCTTAAAGGAACCCTGAAGTGATGCATTCGGTACAGTCTCACACCGCAGATCAACGTAAGAATAAGCGATGATTTTCATGGTGTTTTTCCTAGCACCATTAAAAACCTCTAAAATTATCGAATAATCCAGCCAGGACACGCCATGAGTTCCATCCTCCACTCGTCGGATGATGCCTTCAGCACCGGCACCGCCACAGAAGATCGAGACGATCAGCCTCTTTCAGCTACGGATCTGTTTCTTCGCCATCGGCTGAAGCTAGTTGAAGAACTGTGGGAGTCAGTGCTTCAGCAAGAGTGTGGGCAGCAGTTGGTAGACCTATTGCAGCAACTGCGCTTGGTCTGCTCCCCTGAAGGACAAGCCCCCGAAGAGGGGGAGGCGATCGCCTTAGCGGTCATCGAGAAGCTTGATTTAAACGACGCAATTCGTGCCGCCCGTGCTTTTGCCCTTTATTTTCAGCTGATCAATATCGTCGAACAGCACTACGAACAGCGTGGACAGCAGCAGCAATATCGCGCCTCCTACGACGTAGCCACAGCCTCCGACGACAAGCAAAACGGCTCCGACACCCAAACTGCCGGACTCAGTGCTGATATGCTAGAGCGCAGCCTGCGAGAAGAAACCGCACTGCGCCGAGAAATGAGTACGTTTCGGGGTCTGTTTCCCAAGCTGGCCAACCTTAACGTGCCGCCACGCCAAATCCAAAACCTGATCGACAACCTTGACATTCGCCTCGTCTTCACTGCCCACCCCACAGAAATCGTCCGCCACACCATCCGCGACAAACAGCGCCGCATCGCCAAAATCCTGCGCCAGCTCGACACTGCCGAAGACAGTATGCGGATGCTGGGGCTGACTTCTTCCTGGGAAACGGAAACCCTGCGAGAACAGTTGACCGAAGAAATTCGCCTGTGGTGGCGCACCGACGAGTTGCACCAGTTCAAACCAACGGTGCTAGATGAAGTAGACTACGCGCTGCACTACTTCCAAGAAGTCCTGTTTGATGTGATTCCGCACCTTTACTACCGCTTCCGTTCGGCGCTAAAGGCCACCTTTCCAGGGTTGCATCCGCCCCGCTACAACTTCTGCAAGTTTGGCTCCTGGGTCGGGTCTGACCGCGACGGCAACCCGTCCGTCACCCCGGAAATCACCTGGAAAACCGCCTGCTATCAGCGCAATCTGGTGCTGGCGAAATACATCCAGTCGGTGAAGCACTTGATCAACCTGCTGAGCCTGTCGCTGCACTGGAGCGATGTCTTGCCCGACCTGCTAGAGTCGCTAGAGCAAGACCAGGCGCAAATGCCTGAAGTCTATGAGCAGCTTGCCATCCGCTATCGACAGGAACCCTATCGCCTGAAGCTGAGCTACATCCAAAAGCGGCTGGAAAACACCTGCGAACGCAGCCGCAAGCTCTACAACGGCGACTATTTCAACGACGAGTCTCCGGACTACAACCCGGCGACGCTCTATCGCTCCGGTGACGAGTTTCTGGCAGATCTACAGTTGATTCGCAGGAATCTTGAGGAAACGGGGCTAACCTGCCGTGATTTAGAGAATTTGATTTGTCAGGTGGAAATTTACGGCTTTAACCTGGCGCATCTGGACATTCGCCAGGAGAGCGGTCGCCACTCGGATGCGATCGCCGAAATCGCGGAATACCTGCAAATTCTGCCCAAGTCTTACCACGAGATGACGGAGGAGGAGCGATCGCACTGGCTGGCCACCGAGCTAAAAACCCGTCGCCCGCTAATCCCGTCGGAACTGCCTTTCTCCGAAAAAACCTGCGAAACCATCCAAACCTTCCGCATGGTTCGCAAGCTGCATCAAGAGTTTGGCCCCGCGATTTGCCAGACCTACGTCATCAGCATGAGCCACCACGCCAGCGACCTGCTGGAAGTGCTGCTCCTGGCAAAAGAGGCAGGCATCTACGACCCCGCCACGGGCAGCGGCGCAATCAACGTAGTGCCGCTGTTTGAAACGGTAGAAGACCTGCTCCGCGCTCCGGCAGTGATGAAGGAGCTATTTGAGCTGCCGCTCTATCGGGCATATCTGTCGGGCGGCTATGCCGAGCGCCAGCAAGAAGAGACAGGGCAAAAGGTGGATATTGCAGGCTCCAGGAGTACGCTGCCGCAGCGAGCCTCACTCCAGGAAATCATGCTGGGCTATTCCGACAGTAATAAAGACTCCGGCTTCCTCAGCAGCAATTGGGAAATCCACAAGGCCCAGCAGTCGTTGCAAGCGATGGCCGAAACCTACGGTATCTCCCTCCGGATCTTCCACGGGCGCGGCGGTTCCGTGGGGCGCGGCGGTGGGCCGGCCTATGAAGCGATTCTGGCTCAGCCGGGTCGCAGCATCGACGGCCGCATCAAAATTACAGAACAAGGCGAGGTGTTGGCCTCGAAATATAACCTGCCGGAACTGGCGCTGTATAACCTAGAAACCATCACGGCGGCGGTGGTGCAGGCGAGCCTGCTGCGAAACGGGTTCGACGATATCCAGCCGTGGCACGAAATTATGGAGGAACTGGCGACGCGATCGCGCTCCCACTACCGCTCCTTGATCTACGAACAGCCGGATTTTGTTGATTTCTTCCACCAGGTCACGCCGATTGAAGAAATCAGCCAGCTTCAAATTAGCTCCCGGCCCGCTCGGCGCGGCGGAAAAAAAGACCTGGGCAGCCTGCGGGCCATTCCCTGGGTGTTTAGCTGGACGCAGACGCGCTTCCTGCTGCCCTCCTGGTATGGCGTGGGCACGGCGATTAACGAATTCCTGCAAGAGGAGCCAGAGGAAAACCTGAAGCTGTTGCGCTACTTCTATTACAAGTGGCCCTTCTTTAAGATGGTGATTTCCAAATGCGAAATGACCCTTTCAAAGGTAGACTTGCAGATTGCTAACCATTACGTTCAGCAGTTGTCGCAGCCCGAAGATCGGGAGCGCTTCGAGCGGCTATTTGAGCAAATCCGCGACGAATATCATCTGACGAAGGGGCTAGTGCTGGCGATCGCCGGCCATGAGCGCCTGCTCGATGGCGACCCCGACCTCCAGCGCTCGGTGCAACTCCGCAACAGCACAATCGTGCCCCTTGGCTTCCTGCAAGTCTCCCTGCTGAAGCGCTTGCGCCAGCACAAGACCAGCGCCGCCTCTGGCGTAATCCGTTCGCGCTATAGCCGGGGCGAACTGCTGCGCGGCGCACTGCTCACCATCAACGGCATCGCCGCCGGAATGCGAAACACAGGCTGAAGAAACATCGGCAAGCTGAATTGTTGACGTTTCGTGCGCGGCTGACCCGAAACGTCAACGATTGGTGGGTAGACACGAATGGTGCAGAGTGCTGTTAGGCGTACCCATAACTCACCGTGCCGAAAACTCACGGAGCCGAAAAGTATTGATGCGTTACGCTGGCGCTGACGGGCTCTACCAAGCTGCAAACTAAAACGCAAACTAAAACCAGGGACTACCGGACTACGGGCGATGGCTGCGGCGCAGTTCTGTAATCTGATCCGCCCGATCCAGAATTGACTCCGGCATCTCTGGCCCCGTCAGGATCAAGTCCACCTGGCGGGGTCGATTTTTCAGAAGTTCCAGCACCTCGGATTCTGGAATCAGCCCAAACTTAATTGCCAGACTGAGTTCATCCAGCACCACCAGCGCATACTTGCCCGACCGCACCACGTCCTGGGTATGCTGCCACAATTCCTGCAATGCTTCCGCTTCGCCATCCTCAAGTTGGGGTGTATCGATGCAGCGGGGCAGATCGCAGCGCAGCCAGTCGAGGTGCTGTCCCAGTCGCACTGGGTGTGCCTGCCCCTGCCCAATGCCGCCTTTGAGAAACTGTACCACTAGAACAGGCGTTCCCTGCCCTGCAATGCGGAGCGCCTGCGCCATCACGCTGGTAAAAAAGCTGCGGTGGGGACAGGTAAACACCTGCACCAACCCTTCCACCGTATGAGAGAGGGGGCGGGTGAAATCTGAAACCGAGGTCTCAACTTGAGAAACCATGAACACTGACCAATAGGGGGAAATGGGGGCGCAAAACGTGCGATCGCAGCGTGTTTATACCAGCTTTTCAGGAGCGCTTCAGTCGGGCGATCGCCCAATAAGGCATTAAGTTAAGGCATTGACCAAGGACGCTATATGGCGCTACGTAGCGCTATGTAGCGCTGTGTGGCGCTGCAAAAAACTGCCCAAAAACAGATACGCCCGCAGAACAATACGCTAGTATTAACGCAATTTGCTGACAAGATGCACCCAAACGAGCCTTATGAAGCAGTTGGCACAGAGGTTCACAAAACAAAATGTAGCGTGATCGACTGCACTTTGCCTCTATAAAACACTACATCTGCGATCGCGTCAAGCGTTGTCCCCTAATCCTGCCTAAGCCCACTCCACTTGCATGGTCGGCATTAGGCGCTGTAGGTTTTTGAGCGATTGCCCCTGCCAGATAATTTCTTCGCTGCCCAGGATCACCAGCGCGATCTGAGGCTTCTGCCGCATCATGATGACAAACCGAGACAGCATATTGATGCCAGAGCTATTTAGAAACTCCAGGTTTCGTAAGTCCAGCCGCAGCGTGGGCGGAGATCCAGACTCAGGCGGAACTAAGGCGATCGCCGACTCCAGCAGTTCTACAATCGGCGTATAGTCTGCGGTGCTGCCCAGGCTCAGAGAGCCTTAAAATACCACGGTTGAATTTTGTGGACTCAGCCGAACGCTATAGTCAGCGCCATTAATCTCAGTCATA contains:
- the ppc gene encoding phosphoenolpyruvate carboxylase encodes the protein MSSILHSSDDAFSTGTATEDRDDQPLSATDLFLRHRLKLVEELWESVLQQECGQQLVDLLQQLRLVCSPEGQAPEEGEAIALAVIEKLDLNDAIRAARAFALYFQLINIVEQHYEQRGQQQQYRASYDVATASDDKQNGSDTQTAGLSADMLERSLREETALRREMSTFRGLFPKLANLNVPPRQIQNLIDNLDIRLVFTAHPTEIVRHTIRDKQRRIAKILRQLDTAEDSMRMLGLTSSWETETLREQLTEEIRLWWRTDELHQFKPTVLDEVDYALHYFQEVLFDVIPHLYYRFRSALKATFPGLHPPRYNFCKFGSWVGSDRDGNPSVTPEITWKTACYQRNLVLAKYIQSVKHLINLLSLSLHWSDVLPDLLESLEQDQAQMPEVYEQLAIRYRQEPYRLKLSYIQKRLENTCERSRKLYNGDYFNDESPDYNPATLYRSGDEFLADLQLIRRNLEETGLTCRDLENLICQVEIYGFNLAHLDIRQESGRHSDAIAEIAEYLQILPKSYHEMTEEERSHWLATELKTRRPLIPSELPFSEKTCETIQTFRMVRKLHQEFGPAICQTYVISMSHHASDLLEVLLLAKEAGIYDPATGSGAINVVPLFETVEDLLRAPAVMKELFELPLYRAYLSGGYAERQQEETGQKVDIAGSRSTLPQRASLQEIMLGYSDSNKDSGFLSSNWEIHKAQQSLQAMAETYGISLRIFHGRGGSVGRGGGPAYEAILAQPGRSIDGRIKITEQGEVLASKYNLPELALYNLETITAAVVQASLLRNGFDDIQPWHEIMEELATRSRSHYRSLIYEQPDFVDFFHQVTPIEEISQLQISSRPARRGGKKDLGSLRAIPWVFSWTQTRFLLPSWYGVGTAINEFLQEEPEENLKLLRYFYYKWPFFKMVISKCEMTLSKVDLQIANHYVQQLSQPEDRERFERLFEQIRDEYHLTKGLVLAIAGHERLLDGDPDLQRSVQLRNSTIVPLGFLQVSLLKRLRQHKTSAASGVIRSRYSRGELLRGALLTINGIAAGMRNTG
- a CDS encoding P-loop NTPase family protein, which encodes MVSQVETSVSDFTRPLSHTVEGLVQVFTCPHRSFFTSVMAQALRIAGQGTPVLVVQFLKGGIGQGQAHPVRLGQHLDWLRCDLPRCIDTPQLEDGEAEALQELWQHTQDVVRSGKYALVVLDELSLAIKFGLIPESEVLELLKNRPRQVDLILTGPEMPESILDRADQITELRRSHRP
- a CDS encoding slr1659 superfamily regulator — its product is MSLGSTADYTPIVELLESAIALVPPESGSPPTLRLDLRNLEFLNSSGINMLSRFVIMMRQKPQIALVILGSEEIIWQGQSLKNLQRLMPTMQVEWA